A section of the Bifidobacterium sp. ESL0728 genome encodes:
- a CDS encoding serine/threonine-protein kinase, whose protein sequence is MADSGNRLVGKRYELLTEIGHGGMSTVYLALDATLHKQWAVKEIRHIPDKEQRKFIIDGLISEANLIKTFDHPAIPRIVDLIEENGSLYIVMDYIEGETLSALIAKEGAQNEERVAAWGIQLCDALDYLHQRIPPIVYRDMKPSNVMVTPEGAVRIIDFGIACEMPPKRGELPKDYEARMGTPGYAAPEQYDEFGRCDARTDVYGLGALLYVLLTGKPIEGEPYKAAPLRQVLPSASVGLERVLSKAMQRDPDQRYQDCAQFAYDLEHYSDRDAKRRKTMQFKWRAFCVLCVASVVALVAGGATLAAGAVNANSNYDLQMSLAAQATDNNAADAHYVTAANIRPSAIDPYEGLIKRYESDGVFSASEEHQLQQSLDDHSSVLQKQGENWGRLCFDVGKLYWYYYSVDPSKSPDMGSDPTAQAQYLRITAASHWMNEAGRTSFKDQKLARLYATIADFNTSIVPLINEGSDAGKYAPYFKNLDSLMHMMQPSNNDVMKLSTVNTVLGALRTYPRKFRADGVTQEQLNKAIDLAQDLSQSVDPTTAKLRQAKQQAIDAVAPARQAVAEAFVDIAGTNGAGGAANNGGKETRL, encoded by the coding sequence GTGGCGGATAGCGGTAATAGACTGGTCGGCAAACGTTACGAGTTGCTGACGGAAATTGGGCACGGCGGGATGTCCACCGTGTATCTGGCACTTGATGCCACGCTGCACAAGCAGTGGGCCGTCAAGGAGATTCGCCATATCCCGGACAAGGAACAGCGCAAGTTCATCATCGACGGCCTGATCAGCGAGGCCAACCTCATCAAGACCTTCGACCATCCGGCCATACCCCGTATCGTCGATCTGATCGAGGAAAACGGCAGTCTCTATATCGTCATGGACTATATCGAAGGCGAGACGCTTTCCGCGCTGATTGCCAAGGAAGGCGCGCAAAACGAGGAGCGGGTGGCCGCGTGGGGCATCCAGCTGTGCGACGCCCTCGACTACCTGCACCAGCGCATCCCGCCCATCGTCTACCGCGATATGAAACCCTCGAACGTCATGGTGACGCCGGAAGGCGCCGTCCGCATCATCGATTTCGGCATCGCCTGCGAAATGCCGCCGAAACGCGGAGAGCTGCCCAAAGATTATGAGGCGCGAATGGGAACGCCGGGTTATGCCGCTCCCGAGCAGTACGACGAGTTCGGCCGCTGCGATGCGCGTACTGATGTCTATGGTCTGGGTGCGTTGCTCTATGTCTTGCTTACCGGCAAGCCGATCGAAGGCGAGCCTTACAAGGCGGCTCCGTTGCGTCAGGTTCTGCCGTCGGCCTCCGTGGGTCTGGAACGTGTGTTGAGCAAGGCCATGCAGCGCGACCCGGACCAGCGCTATCAGGATTGCGCGCAATTCGCCTACGACCTTGAGCATTACTCCGACAGGGACGCGAAACGACGCAAGACCATGCAGTTCAAATGGCGTGCGTTCTGCGTGTTGTGCGTGGCGAGCGTCGTCGCTTTGGTTGCAGGCGGTGCCACGCTGGCGGCCGGAGCGGTCAACGCGAATTCGAATTACGACCTACAGATGAGTCTGGCGGCACAGGCGACCGATAACAATGCCGCCGACGCACATTACGTCACCGCTGCGAACATCAGGCCAAGTGCCATCGATCCTTATGAGGGGTTGATCAAACGTTATGAATCCGACGGGGTGTTCAGTGCTTCCGAGGAACATCAGTTGCAGCAATCGCTCGATGACCATTCCTCGGTCCTGCAGAAGCAGGGCGAGAATTGGGGACGTCTTTGCTTCGATGTGGGCAAACTTTATTGGTACTACTATTCGGTTGACCCCTCGAAGAGTCCGGACATGGGAAGCGATCCCACCGCGCAGGCGCAGTATTTGCGTATCACCGCCGCTTCACATTGGATGAACGAAGCCGGCAGAACGAGTTTCAAGGACCAGAAACTGGCCCGGTTGTACGCAACCATCGCCGATTTCAATACCTCGATAGTCCCGTTGATCAACGAGGGGTCGGACGCCGGAAAATATGCGCCGTATTTCAAGAATCTGGACTCGCTGATGCATATGATGCAGCCGAGCAACAACGACGTAATGAAACTTTCCACCGTCAACACCGTGCTCGGGGCTTTGCGTACTTACCCGCGCAAGTTCCGTGCTGACGGCGTCACCCAAGAGCAATTGAACAAGGCCATCGACTTGGCGCAGGACCTATCGCAAAGTGTCGACCCGACCACGGCCAAGTTGCGGCAGGCGAAGCAGCAGGCTATTGATGCCGTCGCTCCGGCGCGGCAGGCGGTGGCTGAGGCATTCGTGGATATCGCAGGGACCAATGGTGCCGGCGGTGCCGCCAATAACGGCGGAAAGGAGACCAGACTATGA